One Egicoccus halophilus genomic region harbors:
- a CDS encoding TraR/DksA family transcriptional regulator: MSRGHGHAEDGVEDGRMLPGAAVRGATRPDAAALRTAIDFEQQRTGGRIVALERDLAVLQDATADSPDDEHDPEGATIAFERQQVVALLRAARSRLAELDDACDRLAAGDYGFCAECGQPIPRERLLARPAVRRCASCAALVEG, encoded by the coding sequence ATGTCCCGAGGGCACGGGCACGCCGAGGACGGCGTCGAGGACGGCCGGATGCTGCCCGGCGCGGCGGTGCGCGGGGCGACGCGGCCCGACGCCGCGGCACTGCGGACCGCGATCGACTTCGAGCAGCAACGCACCGGTGGCCGCATCGTCGCGCTCGAGCGTGACCTCGCGGTGCTCCAGGACGCCACGGCCGACAGCCCCGACGACGAGCACGATCCCGAGGGGGCCACGATCGCCTTCGAACGGCAGCAGGTCGTCGCGCTCCTGCGTGCGGCCCGTAGCCGCCTGGCAGAACTCGACGACGCGTGCGACCGGCTGGCGGCGGGGGACTACGGCTTCTGTGCCGAGTGTGGCCAGCCGATCCCGCGCGAACGGCTGTTGGCCCGCCCAGCCGTGCGGCGCTGCGCGAGCTGCGCCGCCCTCGTCGAGGGGTGA
- a CDS encoding ABC transporter permease has product MLRIALASSWQHRRRLLGTALAVVLGTAFLVGTLVLSDTIRASFRTVFTDVNAGIDAVVRGEPLAEGASSRRALVDAALVDELAALDRVGSVAPEVEALAQVVGADGTSIGGDGPPTLGVNWIEDPVLAPYELVEGRAPTAAGEVVIDVDTAEVGQLSVGDVAVVRTPAPIEVEVVGLLTPRGGSGAGVTITAFPTAEAQRLLLGDEDRVTRILLAADGGDDQQLVDRITPVLPDGVEAVTGTVYTNEALDDLGRSFLDFFEAFLLVFAAIALLVATFSIYNTFSITVAQRLRESALLRALGASRRQVLASVLLEALLTGLVAAVLGLGLGIALAAGLLGLLGLLGQFGLPVEGAGLEVGARSVGAAFAVGVGITLLASLLPAVRASRVAPLAALREVSVDRSDQSRGRRWAGLAALAVGAVFVVLALTGEDGALRRAAVGAVGVSIGVFLLGPVTARPLAGVIGGPIRRLRGVTGGLAHRNAVRNPGRTASTSSALMVGVGIVTLFTVVAASINATIDEAVRGGFGGDLVIQGGGFSGAGISPQLVTEVDALPQVDRAFGVGFGQGLVDGEERTYSVVDPDAVTGVLDLELVAGSLADLGDDGLAVDEQSARERGWELGDAVELDLLTGTVLELHVRALFEAGPGDAVGALIVPLEPVAAAVPQLAYVSAFVLLADGVGIPEGQAAVEQVAAEHGRPEVLDRDAYAEQATGDVDQLLGIVYVLLALAIVIALMGITNTLSLSVHERTREIGLLRALGQTRSQLRAMVRWESVIVALFGTATGLVLGTFLGWVFIRAIAAEEGIGTFAAPLGPLSLVVALGALVGIVAALRPARRAARLDVLTAIATE; this is encoded by the coding sequence ATGTTGCGCATCGCCCTGGCCAGCAGCTGGCAGCACCGTCGACGCCTGCTCGGCACCGCCCTCGCCGTGGTGCTCGGCACGGCGTTCCTCGTCGGCACGTTGGTGCTCAGCGACACGATCCGTGCCAGCTTCCGCACCGTGTTCACCGACGTCAACGCCGGCATCGACGCGGTCGTGCGCGGCGAGCCGCTCGCGGAGGGCGCCTCGTCGCGGCGCGCGCTCGTCGACGCCGCGCTCGTCGACGAGCTCGCCGCGCTCGACCGCGTCGGCTCGGTCGCGCCGGAGGTCGAGGCGCTCGCGCAGGTCGTCGGTGCCGACGGCACCTCCATCGGCGGTGACGGCCCGCCGACGTTGGGGGTGAACTGGATCGAGGACCCCGTCCTCGCGCCCTACGAACTGGTCGAGGGCCGTGCGCCCACCGCCGCCGGCGAGGTCGTCATCGACGTCGACACGGCCGAGGTCGGCCAGCTCTCGGTCGGTGACGTCGCCGTCGTACGCACGCCGGCACCGATCGAGGTCGAGGTCGTCGGACTGCTGACCCCCCGCGGCGGGTCGGGTGCCGGCGTGACCATCACCGCGTTCCCGACCGCGGAGGCGCAGCGACTGCTGCTCGGCGACGAGGACCGGGTGACCCGCATCCTGCTCGCCGCGGACGGCGGTGACGACCAGCAGCTGGTGGACCGCATCACCCCGGTCCTGCCCGACGGGGTCGAGGCGGTGACCGGCACCGTCTACACCAACGAGGCCCTCGACGACCTCGGCCGCAGCTTCCTCGACTTCTTCGAGGCGTTCCTGCTGGTGTTCGCCGCGATCGCGCTGCTGGTGGCCACGTTCAGCATCTACAACACGTTCTCGATCACGGTGGCCCAGCGGTTGCGCGAGTCGGCGCTGTTGCGCGCCCTTGGCGCCTCACGCCGGCAGGTGCTCGCGTCGGTGCTGCTCGAGGCGCTGCTCACCGGGCTGGTCGCGGCCGTGCTCGGACTCGGCCTCGGGATCGCGCTCGCCGCCGGGCTGCTCGGCCTGCTCGGCCTGCTCGGCCAGTTCGGTCTGCCGGTGGAGGGCGCCGGGCTCGAGGTCGGGGCCCGCTCGGTCGGCGCGGCGTTCGCGGTGGGCGTGGGCATCACCCTGCTCGCGAGCCTGCTCCCGGCGGTCCGGGCCTCGCGCGTCGCGCCGCTGGCGGCGCTGCGCGAGGTGTCCGTGGACCGCAGCGACCAGTCGCGCGGCCGACGGTGGGCGGGGCTGGCGGCACTGGCCGTCGGTGCGGTGTTCGTGGTGCTGGCGCTCACCGGTGAGGACGGTGCCCTGCGACGGGCGGCGGTGGGAGCGGTGGGGGTCTCGATCGGGGTGTTCCTGCTCGGTCCGGTGACCGCCCGGCCCCTCGCCGGCGTCATCGGGGGACCCATCCGGCGTCTGCGCGGGGTGACCGGTGGGCTCGCCCACCGCAACGCCGTGCGCAACCCGGGCCGCACCGCCAGCACCTCCTCGGCGTTGATGGTCGGCGTGGGGATCGTGACCCTGTTCACGGTCGTGGCGGCCTCGATCAACGCGACCATCGACGAGGCGGTCCGCGGTGGGTTCGGTGGCGACCTGGTGATCCAGGGCGGGGGGTTCAGCGGCGCGGGCATCAGCCCGCAGCTCGTGACGGAGGTCGATGCCCTGCCGCAGGTCGACCGGGCCTTCGGGGTCGGGTTCGGGCAGGGGCTGGTCGACGGCGAGGAACGCACCTACTCGGTCGTCGACCCGGACGCCGTGACCGGCGTGCTGGACCTCGAGCTGGTCGCCGGGTCCCTGGCGGACCTCGGCGACGACGGCCTCGCCGTCGACGAGCAGAGCGCGCGGGAACGTGGCTGGGAGCTCGGTGACGCGGTCGAACTCGACCTGCTCACCGGCACCGTGCTCGAGTTGCACGTCCGGGCCCTGTTCGAGGCCGGACCGGGCGACGCCGTCGGCGCGCTGATCGTGCCGCTCGAGCCGGTGGCGGCGGCCGTGCCGCAGCTGGCCTACGTGTCCGCGTTCGTCCTGCTCGCCGACGGGGTCGGCATCCCCGAGGGGCAGGCGGCCGTCGAGCAGGTGGCCGCCGAGCACGGACGGCCCGAGGTGCTGGACCGCGACGCCTACGCCGAGCAGGCCACCGGGGACGTCGACCAACTGCTCGGCATCGTCTACGTCCTGCTCGCGCTCGCGATCGTGATCGCCCTCATGGGGATCACCAACACGTTGTCGCTGTCGGTCCACGAGCGCACGCGCGAGATCGGCCTGTTGCGCGCACTCGGACAGACGCGATCGCAGTTGCGGGCCATGGTGCGTTGGGAATCGGTGATCGTGGCGCTGTTCGGGACCGCCACCGGGCTGGTCCTGGGCACCTTCCTCGGCTGGGTGTTCATCCGCGCCATCGCCGCGGAGGAGGGGATCGGCACCTTCGCCGCCCCGCTCGGGCCGTTGTCGCTCGTCGTCGCGCTGGGGGCGCTGGTCGGCATCGTGGCGGCCTTGCGGCCAGCCCGTCGCGCGGCGCGTCTGGACGTGTTGACGGCCATCGCCACCGAATAG